DNA sequence from the Maribacter dokdonensis DSW-8 genome:
GATACCAAGAAGATATACAATGAAAACCCGTTAGAAGTTGCCAAAGAGTTTGAAGCACACGGAATAAAACACTTGCATTTAGTGGATTTAGATGGTGCAAAATCTAAGCATATTGTTAACCATAAAGTACTGGAGCAAATTGCAACCAAGACCGGACTACAGATTGATTTTGGTGGCGGATTAAAAACGGATGAAGATTTACGTATTGCTTTTGAAAGTGGTGCCAAGCAAATTACTGGTGGTAGTATTGCGGTCAAGGATGCTGAAACATTTATGGGTTGGATAGAAAAGCATGGTTCTGATAAAATAATATTGGGAGCCGATGCTATGGATGAAACAGTAGCTGTTTCGGGCTGGTTAGAAGAATCTAAAGAAGAGTTGATTCCTTTTATTCAATCGTACCAAGAAAAGGGAATTCAATACGTAATTTGTACGGATATTAGTAAAGATGGTATGTTAGAAGGTCCGTCCTTTAATTTATACTCAAAAATTATTAGTTCAACGGAATCTGGAATAAAACTGATTGCAAGCGGCGGAATATCTACTTTTGATGAGTTGCCTAAATTAGCCCAAATGGGTTGTGAAGGGACAATTATTGGAAAGGCTATTTACGAGAACAGAATTAGTTTAAAACAGTTGGAATCTTATATTTTAAGCAATGGATAAGGAATTTCAAATTATTGAAGAGCTAAAGCAAAATGCCTTGTATCGTATAGATGAAAGTACACGTATGATCAAGAAAAGCCTTGCTGATATTTCTGAAGAAGAAGTATGGCAAAAACCAAACGCTTCCTTAAATAGCATTGCAAATTTAATTCTTCATTTGTGTGGTAATATATCGCAATACGCCATATCGTCTTTAGGAGAAAATAAAGACACAAGAAATCGTGATGCAGAGTTTGCTGCTACCGGTGGTTACACCAAAGAAGAATTGCTAAATAAGTTGGATGATGTGCTAGACTCGGCAAAAAGAATCATTTTTGATGCTTCAACAGCTCAATTAGTTCAAAAACGTTCGGTACAGGGGTTTTCCTTTTCTGGAATAGGTATTATTCTCCACGTAGTAGAACACTACTCATATCATACTGGGCAAATAGCCTTTTGGGTAAAACAGCTGAAGAATAAGGACCTTGGCTTTTATGACGGTGTAGATTTGAATATAAAAAATAAGTAACTTGAGAAAGGTACAGAGTATAAAGTACAAAGTACAAAGTACAAAGTACGAAGTATTGAGGTTACAGTAATTGAGAACTTGATGTTAACAAAGAATACTTAGTACTTAATACTAAGTACTTAATACTTAAAAAAAAAAATGCTTGCAAAAAGAATAATTCCCTGTTTGGATATAAAGGACGGTAGAACGGTAAAAGGCGTGAATTTTGTTGATTTGCGTGATGCCGGTGACCCTGTTGAACTTGCTGAAATTTATAGTAAAGAAGGGGCAGATGAATTGGTCTTTTTAGACATTTCTGCAACGGAACAAAAACGCAAAACATTGGCTGATTTGGTGTACAGAGTTGCAGAAAAAGT
Encoded proteins:
- the hisA gene encoding 1-(5-phosphoribosyl)-5-[(5-phosphoribosylamino)methylideneamino]imidazole-4-carboxamide isomerase, yielding MRIIPAIDIIDGKCVRLSKGDYDTKKIYNENPLEVAKEFEAHGIKHLHLVDLDGAKSKHIVNHKVLEQIATKTGLQIDFGGGLKTDEDLRIAFESGAKQITGGSIAVKDAETFMGWIEKHGSDKIILGADAMDETVAVSGWLEESKEELIPFIQSYQEKGIQYVICTDISKDGMLEGPSFNLYSKIISSTESGIKLIASGGISTFDELPKLAQMGCEGTIIGKAIYENRISLKQLESYILSNG
- a CDS encoding DinB family protein, which encodes MDKEFQIIEELKQNALYRIDESTRMIKKSLADISEEEVWQKPNASLNSIANLILHLCGNISQYAISSLGENKDTRNRDAEFAATGGYTKEELLNKLDDVLDSAKRIIFDASTAQLVQKRSVQGFSFSGIGIILHVVEHYSYHTGQIAFWVKQLKNKDLGFYDGVDLNIKNK